A region of Haliotis asinina isolate JCU_RB_2024 chromosome 7, JCU_Hal_asi_v2, whole genome shotgun sequence DNA encodes the following proteins:
- the LOC137290211 gene encoding histone-lysine N-methyltransferase, H3 lysine-79 specific-like isoform X3, giving the protein MTQELKLHSPAGAEPAVYQWPIPGSDGRDGAHEIIDTIRWVCEDFPELKQSMDPKLIQGTDSKSYESLKRLCDIYNNNLDSALQLWKGTAHTYQLNKRPSTTLLKHILQQCYNHAVTDPEKLNQYEPFSPEVYGETSFELVDQMIRSINFTEEDSFIDLGSGVGQVVLQVASATPCKMCYGMEKAEWPAFYQGAMDREFRKWTRWYGKKYSDYKLEKGDFLCEEMKDRLNNATVIFVNNFAFGPQVDHQLKLRFSNMKEGAKIVSSKAFCPLNFRITDRNLSDIGTIMHVTELSPLCGAVSWTGKPFTYYVHTIDRTLLEKYFLRLKNPKMKENAEIRKDRRGRPITFKDKVNLVENEDQRNKKRRREHDDHNYQAAKIIDFDSASNTSNATTDDSSLYGPTTRRGWAEWVAARPKSPTSSIEQDNDELNMELREEVDKEKRKKQVKHLKNGALQKKKRRDRKARRKIVSPTTKASKLRNKNKALALDGLSLLHTHTLLSTSGKGTDDVTYNDRSMTDHSSSVFKLTTQNQTVSSLETPPALQQLLEIFRQQYMAYLAYMQSPQYKQHVQMEIDKENLRKQDLQNKMFQLEKQITNLQKDSVGVLKARLNELGIDASNPDDFLSQAKTIVHEHKELEKQMNAQTLAEKNGIGHDNTRKNGFLQPVYTQDYLWKEVTAFYSRKRQLVSQVMKLEEEVKKLEAMNAFADNKSFLPDTPAPTPKALSPKHCSKRKSSASSSPAQVTCKTEGKPHELVTGDVNSMISKLKNDVTSALIGNLGRNGIVGDVKSGDENCERSFKHPDLSIKGLLECTKPVKMDGKGDAGIVSSNVEHSYASSDVVKNLKLSKPTVLNGVRAPNGVITVSSLHVPNKPLVNSPTSPATNVKNIPTNKQTDLKTMTDENKLRLSLANDLINFRESFDGRANGANTNKLSEVTYSPISRPSSRSSTESTPSGMEVTASPDILLPGGTAPRVVKTTVAAQPLKVASSHTLTTSVRSHSLTTQSAYHSAGATVSILSPGTYLSSLPNQKHVNKISKAVTTPVKTSKQVTAVSNPQHPIQQLPPKPKDAPRVIPHVAQAVRPAPLPVQTQMVQDRPGMLQNVQAATVQGSKVQKAESGSPTTKNWQAQINSGFDALVAFASSELDRNRELKRKNLSEDPTRSVSKTYGTPPLSKYAKSTKCMRGMDGKGMFSGVKKPMGSFGSSALAKCAKLQGVSSTTSRSPGSSSTGPRTPPGSPPAERKGPCTPPGSPKDHGRKSRSRSESMGRSRSRSHSYSSRSRSRSSSGSRSRSSSRSRSRRSSSLSSLSSDSSDDERKKAKNGSAVQLSKTNLSAKNSPSNKQQTNHFYSRDINWNKSSDTNRLTNNNVNAFAGSPIQTNSSATCANIHVVNNNSFSGGGVMMMNTPPPTSSVNIGPPSGLTGSPFNNYSFPPRKDVVPPAPPTLPSGPKPSDPVPLPGMQLQHLPQGFQNSTYNEMPQMPNLNQPPPNRSSFNNNVNPGTPINQPRQTAPFPTLPDLSRPPPNTIFQRPLLCNNNSPISNSMPVGPHQNTNAPPPRPPMPSSGMGVSQRPNSVGPAFNVNSRPCVQGPSMNSPLRHQGDMPRSQFPDMQRSIPPGCGNPQDFVPPQLNYPPPPLSAPPQRMNQAPSLPNPTNPVSRMPPSMSTPPNGAARMPAYTSNNIPIGPRSDFSASRMSFPPMNAPPLNFSMNQGGLRPQYGQQMPPLSNSGWQQYPMGGR; this is encoded by the exons GTCTATGGTGAAACATCCTTTGAACTTGTGGACCAAATGATTCGCTCCATCAATTTCACAGAAGAGGACAGCTTCATAGACCTTGGCAGTG GTGTGGGACAAGTGGTGCTGCAGGTGGCGTCAGCCACCCCCTGCAAGATGTGTTATGGCATGGAGAAGGCGGAGTGGCCAGCCTTTTATCAAGGG GCCATGGACAGGGAGTTCCGAAAGTGGACAAGATGGTATGGGAAGAAATACAGTGACTATAAG TTGGAAAAGGGAGATTTTCTATGTGAAGAGATGAAAGATAGACTAAACAATGCAAC tGTGATATTTGTTAACAACTTTGCCTTTGGACCTCAGGTAGATCATCAG CTGAAACTCAGATTTTCCAACATGAAAGAAGGTGCTAAAATTGTGTCATCCAAAGCATTCTGTCCGCTCAACTTCAGAATCACAGACAGAAATCTCAGTG ATATTGGGACAATCATGCATGTAACGGAGCTGTCCCCACTATGTGGTGCCGTATCCTGGACCGGCAAACCATTTACCTACTATGTTCACACAATAGATAGAACGTTG tTAGAGAAATATTTCCTCAGGTTGAAAAATCCTAAAATGAAG GAAAATGCAGAAATCAGAAAGGATAGACGTGGAAGACCTATTACCTTTAAAGATAAAGTCAATCTAGTTGAAAAT GAGGATCAGAGGAACAAGAAGCGGCGTCGAGAACATGATGATCATAACTATCAAGCTGCTAAGATCATCGACTTTGACTCCGCCAGCAACACCAGCAATGCCACTACCGACGACAGTAGTCTGTATGGTCCCACAACACGTCGGGGCTGGGCTGAGTGGGTTGCTGCTAGACCCAAATCTCCAACATCCAGTATTGAACAGGATAATGATGAG CTGAACATGGAGCTAAGGGAAGAGGTGGATAAGGAGAAGAGGAAGAAGCAGGTGAAGCACTTGAAGAATGGAGCTCTGCAGAAGAAGAAGAGACGAGACCGGAAAG CTCGAAGGAAAATAGTTAGCCCCACAACTAAAGCATCTAAACTTCGCAACAAAAATAAAGCTTTGGCTCTGGATGGACTCAGCCTCTTGCATACACACACTCTACTGTCAACATCGGGAAAAG GTACGGACGATGTGACCTACAATGACCGCAGCATGACAGACCATTCCAGCTCTGTTTTCAAGCTTACTACTCAGAACCAGACTGTTTCATCTCTAGAAACACCACCTGCTCTGCAGCAGTTATTAG aAATCTTCCGGCAGCAATATATGGCATACTTGGCGTATATGCAGAGTCCACAGTATAAGCAGCATGTTCAGATGGAGATTGACAAAGAAAAT TTGAGGAAGCAGGATCTGCAGAACAAGATGTTCCAGCTTGAGAAGCAAATTACCAACCTGCAGAAGGACAGTGTGGGTGTGCTCAAGGCCAGGCTGAATGAG CTGGGAATTGATGCAAGCAACCCTGACGACTTCCTGTCGCAGGCGAAGACAATCGTCCATGAGCACAAAGAGCTGGAGAAGCAG ATGAATGCACAGACACTAGCAGAAAAGAATGGTATTGGCCATGACAATACAAGAAAG AATGGTTTCCTCCAACCCGTGTACACCCAGGACTATTTGTGGAAGGAAGTTACAGCATTCTATTCCCGCAAGAGACAACTGGTCAGTCAAGTGATGAAGTTGGAAGAAGAGGTGAAGAAGCTGGAGGCGATGAATGCCTTTGCTGACAACAAGTCCTTTCTCCCAGATACTCCAGCACCAACACCTAAAGCTCTGTCACCGAAACACTGTAGCAAGAGGAAGTCTTCGGCCTCCAGTAGCCCTGCACAAGTGACCTGCAAGACTGAGGGCAAGCCTCATGAGCTTGTCACTGGTGATGTCAACAGCATGATTTCCAAATTGAAGAATGATGTGACATCTGCCCTTATTGGAAATCTTGGAAGAAATGGGATTGTTGGAGATGTGAAAAGTGGTGATGAAAATTGTGAACGTTCATTTAAGCACCCTGATTTGTCGATTAAAGGTTTGCTGGAGTGTACCAAACCAGTTAAGATGGATGGGAAAGGGGATGCTGGAATAGTCAGTTCAAATGTTGAACATTCATACGCCTCATCAGATGTGGTCAAGAATTTAAAACTTAGTAAGCCCACAGTGTTGAATGGTGTCAGGGCACCCAATGGTGTGATAACTGTGTCATCACTACATGTACCAAACAAACCATTAGTAAACTCGCCTACATCTCCTGCCACTAATGTGAAGAACATTCCCACTAACAAACAAACTGATCTCAAAACCATGACGGACGAAAACAAACTTCGTTTGTCTTTAGCAAATGACTTGATTAACTTCCGTGAAAGTTTTGATGGACGAGCAAATGGAGCCAATACGAACAAGCTGTCAGAAGTGACTTACTCGCCAATAAGCCGGCCTAGCAGTCGTAGTAGCACAGAATCCACTCCTTCTGGAATGGAAGTGACTGCTAGTCCAGATATTCTTTTGCCCGGAGGGACAGCACCTAGAGTCGTGAAAACCACGGTGGCTGCACAACCTCTGAAAGTGGCATCATCTCACACCCTGACCACATCTGTGCGCTCCCACAGTCTGACGACTCAATCGGCGTATCATTCCGCGGGAGCTACTGTCAGTATCTTGTCTCCAGGGACATACCTCTCCTCATTGCCAAATcaaaaacatgttaacaagATCTCAAAGGCTGTGACTACACCTGTGAAGACATCGAAGCAAGTGACTGCGGTGTCCAACCCACAACACCCCATCCAACAATTACCTCCCAAACCCAAAGATGCTCCCAGAGTGATTCCTCATGTTGCACAAGCAGTACGCCCAGCACCTCTGCCTGTACAGACTCAGATGGTTCAAGATAGACCAGGAATGTTGCAGAACGTCCAGGCAGCAACAGTTCAAG GTTCTAAGGTGCAGAAGGCTGAGAGTGGATCTCCCACCACCAAAAACTGGCAGGCTCAGATTAACAGTGGCTTCGATGCACTTGTAGCATTTGCTTCATCAGAGTTAGATCGCAATCGAGAGTTAAAAAGGAAGAATTTGAGTGAGGATCCTACACGATCTGTTAGCAAGACTTATGGAACACCACCACTTAGTAAATATGCCAAATCTACAAAATGTATGCGAGGAATGGATGGGAAAGGCATGTTTTCTGGGGTGAAAAAGCCGATGGGTTCATTTGGGAGTTCAGCTTTAGCTAAGTGTGCCAAACTACAAGGTGTTTCTTCCACCACTAGTCGCTCCCCAGGGTCATCGTCTACAGGACCCAGAACCCCGCCAGGTTCACCTCCTGCTGAAAGAAAGGGGCCATGTACACCCCCCGGCTCCCCAAAGGACCATGGTAGGAAAAGTAGGAGTCGTAGTGAGAGTATGGGCCGGAGTCGCTCTCGCTCACATAGCTACTCTTCTCGGAGCAGAAGTCGGTCAAGTAGTGGCAGTCGTAGTAGGAGTTCATCACGCAGCCGTTCACGGCGCAGTAGTAGTCTGAGTAGTTTGTCAAGTGACAGTAGTGACGATGAACGCAAGAAGGCAAAGAATGGCAGTGCAGTGCAGCTCAGCAAGACCAACTTATCTGCCAAAAACTCACCTTCAAACAAGCAGCAGACTAATCATTTCTATTCGAGAGACATCAATTGGAATAAATCCAGTGATACCAACAGGCTAACCAATAATAATGTTAATGCCTTTGCAGGGAGTCCAATACAAACTAACAGTTCCGCTACATGTGCCAATATACATGTTGTTAACAACAATAGCTTCAGTGGAGgaggtgtgatgatgatgaatactCCACCACCAACTTCCAGTGTAAACATTGGGCCTCCTTCAGGATTAACTGGTTCACCATTCAACAACTACTCATTCCCTCCCCGTAAAGACGTTGTGCCCCCAGCCCCACCTACTCTTCCATCTGGTCCCAAACCGTCTGACCCTGTTCCACTCCCTGGTATGCAGCTACAACATCTACCGCAGGGGTTCCAGAACAGCACCTATAATGAAATGCCCCAGATGCCCAATTTGAATCAGCCCCCTCCAAACAGATCATCATTCAACAATAATGTCAACCCTGGAACACCAATTAACCAGCCTCGACAAACAGCACCATTTCCAACATTACCTGATTTGAGTCGTCCACCACCCAACACTATTTTCCAAAGGCCTCTTCTTTGTAATAACAATTCACCCATCTCTAATTCCATGCCTGTGGGACCACATCAAAATACTAATGCCCCTCCTCCACGTCCACCAATGCCTAGTTCTGGAATGGGGGTTTCACAGAGACCAAATTCGGTGGGTCCAGCGTTTAATGTCAATTCACGTCCATGCGTACAAGGTCCTTCAATGAACTCTCCCTTGCGTCACCAAGGGGACATGCCACGTTCCCAATTCCCTGACATGCAGCGGTCAATACCACCTGGGTGTGGAAACCCTCAAGACTTTGTACCCCCACAGCTGAACTACCCACCTCCTCCATTATCCGCCCCTCCCCAGAGAATGAACCAAGCTCCGTCACTACCAAACCCAACCAATCCAGTATCACGTATGCCCCCTTCTATGTCCACCCCACCTAATGGGGCCGCCCGTATGCCTGCCTACACATCCAACAACATACCTATAGGCCCTCGTAGTGACTTCTCGGCCAGCAGGATGTCCTTCCCTCCAATGAATGCACCACCTTTAAACTTTTCCATGAACCAGGGTGGACTACGGCCACAATATGGCCAACAGATGCCACCACTGAGTAACTCTGGTTGGCAACAGTATCCGATGGGAGGCAGGTGA
- the LOC137290211 gene encoding histone-lysine N-methyltransferase, H3 lysine-79 specific-like isoform X10, with protein sequence MTQELKLHSPAGAEPAVYQWPIPGSDGRDGAHEIIDTIRWVCEDFPELKQSMDPKLIQGTDSKSYESLKRLCDIYNNNLDSALQLWKGTAHTYQLNKRPSTTLLKHILQQCYNHAVTDPEKLNQYEPFSPEVYGETSFELVDQMIRSINFTEEDSFIDLGSGVGQVVLQVASATPCKMCYGMEKAEWPAFYQGAMDREFRKWTRWYGKKYSDYKLEKGDFLCEEMKDRLNNATVIFVNNFAFGPQVDHQLKLRFSNMKEGAKIVSSKAFCPLNFRITDRNLSDIGTIMHVTELSPLCGAVSWTGKPFTYYVHTIDRTLLEKYFLRLKNPKMKENAEIRKDRRGRPITFKDKVNLVENEDQRNKKRRREHDDHNYQAAKIIDFDSASNTSNATTDDSSLYGPTTRRGWAEWVAARPKSPTSSIEQDNDELNMELREEVDKEKRKKQVKHLKNGALQKKKRRDRKARRKIVSPTTKASKLRNKNKALALDGLSLLHTHTLLSTSGKGTDDVTYNDRSMTDHSSSVFKLTTQNQTVSSLETPPALQQLLEIFRQQYMAYLAYMQSPQYKQHVQMEIDKENLRKQDLQNKMFQLEKQITNLQKDSVGVLKARLNELGIDASNPDDFLSQAKTIVHEHKELEKQASTLSTQIRNLETEQQKLMNAQTLAEKNGIGHDNTRKNGFLQPVYTQDYLWKEVTAFYSRKRQLVSQVMKLEEEVKKLEAMNAFADNKSFLPDTPAPTPKALSPKHCSKRKSSASSSPAQVTCKTEGKPHELVTGDVNSMISKLKNDVTSALIGNLGRNGIVGDVKSGDENCERSFKHPDLSIKGLLECTKPVKMDGKGDAGIVSSNVEHSYASSDVVKNLKLSKPTVLNGVRAPNGVITVSSLHVPNKPLVNSPTSPATNVKNIPTNKQTDLKTMTDENKLRLSLANDLINFRESFDGRANGANTNKLSEVTYSPISRPSSRSSTESTPSGMEVTASPDILLPGGTAPRVVKTTVAAQPLKVASSHTLTTSVRSHSLTTQSAYHSAGATVSILSPGTYLSSLPNQKHVNKISKAVTTPVKTSKQVTAVSNPQHPIQQLPPKPKDAPRVIPHVAQAVRPAPLPVQTQMVQDRPGMLQNVQAATVQGSPIQTNSSATCANIHVVNNNSFSGGGVMMMNTPPPTSSVNIGPPSGLTGSPFNNYSFPPRKDVVPPAPPTLPSGPKPSDPVPLPGMQLQHLPQGFQNSTYNEMPQMPNLNQPPPNRSSFNNNVNPGTPINQPRQTAPFPTLPDLSRPPPNTIFQRPLLCNNNSPISNSMPVGPHQNTNAPPPRPPMPSSGMGVSQRPNSVGPAFNVNSRPCVQGPSMNSPLRHQGDMPRSQFPDMQRSIPPGCGNPQDFVPPQLNYPPPPLSAPPQRMNQAPSLPNPTNPVSRMPPSMSTPPNGAARMPAYTSNNIPIGPRSDFSASRMSFPPMNAPPLNFSMNQGGLRPQYGQQMPPLSNSGWQQYPMGGR encoded by the exons GTCTATGGTGAAACATCCTTTGAACTTGTGGACCAAATGATTCGCTCCATCAATTTCACAGAAGAGGACAGCTTCATAGACCTTGGCAGTG GTGTGGGACAAGTGGTGCTGCAGGTGGCGTCAGCCACCCCCTGCAAGATGTGTTATGGCATGGAGAAGGCGGAGTGGCCAGCCTTTTATCAAGGG GCCATGGACAGGGAGTTCCGAAAGTGGACAAGATGGTATGGGAAGAAATACAGTGACTATAAG TTGGAAAAGGGAGATTTTCTATGTGAAGAGATGAAAGATAGACTAAACAATGCAAC tGTGATATTTGTTAACAACTTTGCCTTTGGACCTCAGGTAGATCATCAG CTGAAACTCAGATTTTCCAACATGAAAGAAGGTGCTAAAATTGTGTCATCCAAAGCATTCTGTCCGCTCAACTTCAGAATCACAGACAGAAATCTCAGTG ATATTGGGACAATCATGCATGTAACGGAGCTGTCCCCACTATGTGGTGCCGTATCCTGGACCGGCAAACCATTTACCTACTATGTTCACACAATAGATAGAACGTTG tTAGAGAAATATTTCCTCAGGTTGAAAAATCCTAAAATGAAG GAAAATGCAGAAATCAGAAAGGATAGACGTGGAAGACCTATTACCTTTAAAGATAAAGTCAATCTAGTTGAAAAT GAGGATCAGAGGAACAAGAAGCGGCGTCGAGAACATGATGATCATAACTATCAAGCTGCTAAGATCATCGACTTTGACTCCGCCAGCAACACCAGCAATGCCACTACCGACGACAGTAGTCTGTATGGTCCCACAACACGTCGGGGCTGGGCTGAGTGGGTTGCTGCTAGACCCAAATCTCCAACATCCAGTATTGAACAGGATAATGATGAG CTGAACATGGAGCTAAGGGAAGAGGTGGATAAGGAGAAGAGGAAGAAGCAGGTGAAGCACTTGAAGAATGGAGCTCTGCAGAAGAAGAAGAGACGAGACCGGAAAG CTCGAAGGAAAATAGTTAGCCCCACAACTAAAGCATCTAAACTTCGCAACAAAAATAAAGCTTTGGCTCTGGATGGACTCAGCCTCTTGCATACACACACTCTACTGTCAACATCGGGAAAAG GTACGGACGATGTGACCTACAATGACCGCAGCATGACAGACCATTCCAGCTCTGTTTTCAAGCTTACTACTCAGAACCAGACTGTTTCATCTCTAGAAACACCACCTGCTCTGCAGCAGTTATTAG aAATCTTCCGGCAGCAATATATGGCATACTTGGCGTATATGCAGAGTCCACAGTATAAGCAGCATGTTCAGATGGAGATTGACAAAGAAAAT TTGAGGAAGCAGGATCTGCAGAACAAGATGTTCCAGCTTGAGAAGCAAATTACCAACCTGCAGAAGGACAGTGTGGGTGTGCTCAAGGCCAGGCTGAATGAG CTGGGAATTGATGCAAGCAACCCTGACGACTTCCTGTCGCAGGCGAAGACAATCGTCCATGAGCACAAAGAGCTGGAGAAGCAGGCTAGTACATTGTCCACACAGATCAGAAACCTCGAGACAGAGCAACAGAAGTTG ATGAATGCACAGACACTAGCAGAAAAGAATGGTATTGGCCATGACAATACAAGAAAG AATGGTTTCCTCCAACCCGTGTACACCCAGGACTATTTGTGGAAGGAAGTTACAGCATTCTATTCCCGCAAGAGACAACTGGTCAGTCAAGTGATGAAGTTGGAAGAAGAGGTGAAGAAGCTGGAGGCGATGAATGCCTTTGCTGACAACAAGTCCTTTCTCCCAGATACTCCAGCACCAACACCTAAAGCTCTGTCACCGAAACACTGTAGCAAGAGGAAGTCTTCGGCCTCCAGTAGCCCTGCACAAGTGACCTGCAAGACTGAGGGCAAGCCTCATGAGCTTGTCACTGGTGATGTCAACAGCATGATTTCCAAATTGAAGAATGATGTGACATCTGCCCTTATTGGAAATCTTGGAAGAAATGGGATTGTTGGAGATGTGAAAAGTGGTGATGAAAATTGTGAACGTTCATTTAAGCACCCTGATTTGTCGATTAAAGGTTTGCTGGAGTGTACCAAACCAGTTAAGATGGATGGGAAAGGGGATGCTGGAATAGTCAGTTCAAATGTTGAACATTCATACGCCTCATCAGATGTGGTCAAGAATTTAAAACTTAGTAAGCCCACAGTGTTGAATGGTGTCAGGGCACCCAATGGTGTGATAACTGTGTCATCACTACATGTACCAAACAAACCATTAGTAAACTCGCCTACATCTCCTGCCACTAATGTGAAGAACATTCCCACTAACAAACAAACTGATCTCAAAACCATGACGGACGAAAACAAACTTCGTTTGTCTTTAGCAAATGACTTGATTAACTTCCGTGAAAGTTTTGATGGACGAGCAAATGGAGCCAATACGAACAAGCTGTCAGAAGTGACTTACTCGCCAATAAGCCGGCCTAGCAGTCGTAGTAGCACAGAATCCACTCCTTCTGGAATGGAAGTGACTGCTAGTCCAGATATTCTTTTGCCCGGAGGGACAGCACCTAGAGTCGTGAAAACCACGGTGGCTGCACAACCTCTGAAAGTGGCATCATCTCACACCCTGACCACATCTGTGCGCTCCCACAGTCTGACGACTCAATCGGCGTATCATTCCGCGGGAGCTACTGTCAGTATCTTGTCTCCAGGGACATACCTCTCCTCATTGCCAAATcaaaaacatgttaacaagATCTCAAAGGCTGTGACTACACCTGTGAAGACATCGAAGCAAGTGACTGCGGTGTCCAACCCACAACACCCCATCCAACAATTACCTCCCAAACCCAAAGATGCTCCCAGAGTGATTCCTCATGTTGCACAAGCAGTACGCCCAGCACCTCTGCCTGTACAGACTCAGATGGTTCAAGATAGACCAGGAATGTTGCAGAACGTCCAGGCAGCAACAGTTCAAG GGAGTCCAATACAAACTAACAGTTCCGCTACATGTGCCAATATACATGTTGTTAACAACAATAGCTTCAGTGGAGgaggtgtgatgatgatgaatactCCACCACCAACTTCCAGTGTAAACATTGGGCCTCCTTCAGGATTAACTGGTTCACCATTCAACAACTACTCATTCCCTCCCCGTAAAGACGTTGTGCCCCCAGCCCCACCTACTCTTCCATCTGGTCCCAAACCGTCTGACCCTGTTCCACTCCCTGGTATGCAGCTACAACATCTACCGCAGGGGTTCCAGAACAGCACCTATAATGAAATGCCCCAGATGCCCAATTTGAATCAGCCCCCTCCAAACAGATCATCATTCAACAATAATGTCAACCCTGGAACACCAATTAACCAGCCTCGACAAACAGCACCATTTCCAACATTACCTGATTTGAGTCGTCCACCACCCAACACTATTTTCCAAAGGCCTCTTCTTTGTAATAACAATTCACCCATCTCTAATTCCATGCCTGTGGGACCACATCAAAATACTAATGCCCCTCCTCCACGTCCACCAATGCCTAGTTCTGGAATGGGGGTTTCACAGAGACCAAATTCGGTGGGTCCAGCGTTTAATGTCAATTCACGTCCATGCGTACAAGGTCCTTCAATGAACTCTCCCTTGCGTCACCAAGGGGACATGCCACGTTCCCAATTCCCTGACATGCAGCGGTCAATACCACCTGGGTGTGGAAACCCTCAAGACTTTGTACCCCCACAGCTGAACTACCCACCTCCTCCATTATCCGCCCCTCCCCAGAGAATGAACCAAGCTCCGTCACTACCAAACCCAACCAATCCAGTATCACGTATGCCCCCTTCTATGTCCACCCCACCTAATGGGGCCGCCCGTATGCCTGCCTACACATCCAACAACATACCTATAGGCCCTCGTAGTGACTTCTCGGCCAGCAGGATGTCCTTCCCTCCAATGAATGCACCACCTTTAAACTTTTCCATGAACCAGGGTGGACTACGGCCACAATATGGCCAACAGATGCCACCACTGAGTAACTCTGGTTGGCAACAGTATCCGATGGGAGGCAGGTGA